taccagtacgTTTTCTGCCTTCACATTTCCAGTCTTGCAGGGGTGAGGATTTCAAcattgtgtaatcgattaccaaaaaatggtaatcgattacaggacccAGAAGTAAAACGCACAGAAAGAGATGAAGGAGATGaacagagaaagagagagtaaAACACACAGAAACAATATTATTCACTCTGATTTCTTCAAAGTCACATTTACAAGAACAGAGGTTTAGAATTTATACAATGAAAAGGCAACTGGACAGTTAATTATAAACTGTCCTCTCTGAAACAATCATTACAAAACTCTAACACAAAGCTGCCACAGTCCTCTCTTATTTAGGTAATTTCCTAATCTAAACCGAACAAATCTAACCCAGAACTACATAAATCAAGGtaaatcaacaaaaacataGAAAGCCCTTTGAGAGAAGTATAAGAATGATCCAGTTAAAGGGAAATGAAGCCATACAAGGTACCAAATCACTTCATCTTAGCCTCTGTAAAGAGAACATGACGATTAACCCTAGGATCAAATTTTCGAAACTCAAGCTTCTCTGTGAACTGTCTCGGCTTTCTCTTTTCATAGAAAAATCCAGTGCCGGCAGCAGACACTGGTTTCACAAACATCTGAGCCTTTTTCTTCTTGTCACCCATTCTTTACTCTTGAAAGTGATATCACTATCTATCACAAACGCAAGATCTGTAATGGAGGTGTTGTGAGACGCAAATCTGTGTGGTAGATGTTCGATTCGTCGCGCTGCTGCAGGTGCGTAAGGCTGCTCCTTCCACTGTTTGTCGTGGCTAACGCCGGTGAGGTGCGATTGGAGGTTATCAGAGGAATGGCAAAGAGAAGATGATATGAAGAGGATTATATGAAAAGGGTTTGCCCCAGTTTTCCTTTTTTGCCCTTGAAGAacaaatccattttttaatacaaaaattaattcaaaatcatttttaataacacgTAGGCAAacttaaacggccgtttgtctaatttgacggcagacccctaattgctccaattttacacaaaaaagaacccaattgagacgccgaaaagaaaagggacctatttgaaattcatgccgaaaatagggacctaccgagacattaaacctaaaattgtcaattattaagattgtgaggaatataaaataaataagaattcaaaataaatgtataattggTTGCAGTGTAATACTCGAGTAGAATTTTTTGAAAACCCATtctaaattcaataaaataaaattttagttttatttttactaaattagattaaattttgttctttttatttttttaaaattatatttgaatttgttatATTTAGTTCAATTAGGTTTAGAGATGACAATGGGACAGAACAACTTTTATCATCCCATCTTTATTTcaagataaaaatttatacaCATCTCTATTTTCAAGGTAAAAATTCGTACTCCTttcattttcaagaaaaaactCATATAAGTCTCCTTTTTATGCTCAACTGAGTATAtggtttttatttcattatcgTCTTTATCGGAGTGAGTACCCTCACATTCGTGTGCATATTCGTTTTCTTTCCATTTcaatatcatttaattatttttataataaaataaaaatcacgtcaaaagaaatataatattattaaatatttaacataaaaaatatattatatcttaaatatttaaaagaaattataataatataaatttcaaatcagAATaccaaataacaataattatataaaatatttcacatttcacataaataaaatttctcaaagcttttataaattttgcaaccattaataaaagaaagctgataaagttaacaaaacatttttttaaattataaaatactacAAATGTCTCTTTACTAAATAATTTCCTTTCTTATACACcgataaatattatattaaacatatcacacaaaagaaaaatattaaactaataataattaacccAATCTTTTTGGATTGTGTAAACAAGATTTATGAGAATGACATTAAATTATTGTATTATAGTAAACAAAATATCTCTATGTAAGGTGATAttacgaaaaaaaaatcatataaaaaatcatcaaaacaatttttatatgataaaaataataaaaattatatatattcttaatattaGGTCATTAAACTACTAATTCGCTGGAAAAAAactaagttaattaaaaaatagattaaatagtaaaattggTAAGTTGTGTCTCTCCTTGATAAACCTAACATATCTATctaataaataaacaacaactaTGTTATTATTCTTACCACTTTAAATGCACCTCCAAAGTTTACAAATACATTATTAATGTATCTAATACATTCATTGCAAACCATCACATAAACAACAACACAAGGGTAATCTTTCTAAAACAAGGTTATTCCTATAACTTTAAAACACATTCctatatcaatttataaaattattcctTTTAGACACAACAATAAATCTAGTTtccttttaaaaacaaagaaaagaaagactCATGTAACTAAAAAGTGTCATACTCATATGCAGTACATAAACTCCATATTATATAGGTAGCTTAAGAACATCATATGCAACGGAGAAAATTTAAACTCAACAAGCATCTAAGGAACATCAAACTTATATACAACAAAAGAACTTAGGACACGTCCTCAACCAAGGAATTTAGACTCACGTACAACTAAAAGACTTCATACTCACATGCAATGAAAGAACTTCAGGCTCAACCATGCAACACAACATTTTTCTACTAAAACTTTCATGACAAAATGaactttatattaaattcattaaCTAGATCATATAAGGTAGCTTCCTTTACATGAAAAATCCAATTGTTCCAAGCTAAAACCCAAAAAGTcgtattttaatataagaggCACAATATGCTCATTGAAAACCTTGATCAACAAACTAAAGATTTTATAACGACCTTAAACTAGTAGAGATTCATCTTTGCCCAATAAATTTCATATGCAACAACCTACACCTACGCAAACAAATCATCTAACAAGAAATCATCCCAAGAAAAGGTAAGAAGGGAATCTTAAACAAAATAGGATTAATAGATTATCATTTTCTCTTTACCGACATCCTTATGACACACTTAgatctttaaaaaaatgattggttgattcaaaatcttaaagaaaGGGTAGATAAAATTTGGTTTGAGAGATGTTAAATCAAATTTCAATAGACCCCATAATgggttttttattttgagcttTAATAACAAAGTACAAAGCATAATGTTGTTAGAATTAGATCTACTAGACATAGGtgttaagtttttctttaactAACGCAAGCACTATTTTGTGTGTGTCTCATTTGATAAACACAAGTGTTTTGCTTATGCTCTTGGTATGACAAGCTTTATGTGATAAATGCAAGCCTTGAGAATTTCTTGCTATATGTTAAACTTATAAATGTTTATGCTTTAGagaatattcatttttttcattctttcaagAAGATCTCAACATCATGATTCCTTGAAGAATGTATTCAAAGTTGTTTTACagaaagaatttttttgaaaaagatggAATATTAGTGCGATGAAGTCAACCAATTGAGGTAGGCCCTGCACATTGCTTAAAGGAGAAAAGAAGCTACCCTACCTAGAGTTGTTACTAAAGAAGTCACACACATTTAATGCTAAAGTCAAAAGCATTCAATGTGTCTCATTGCTTCAAGTGTGGTTAAAGGTAAGAAGAAGTAGTGGTAGGAAAATTCCctaaatatctttaaaaaagaTTCACAACGATTTTTTCCTTCTCAAGCTCTATATAATCATATCAATGTGAAGAagaaatattgacaaaatttctTTCAACAAGAACAATATTTTAATCCTAAACATTCTTAGCCTTTGCTTGTGAGAAAGAACATTATTCGTGCTCATAGATATCAACAAAGTGCATAATCATTGTATCTCTTGTAAGTAATGAGCAACCTTGTGATCTTTTATATGAATTTCTTTATAGGCCATTGTGTTTTAGTCACGGAggataaattcaaataatagtCAACAATTTAGCCAAGTGTGATTGAGTTCAAATAATACTTAATGATTTAACCATAAGTAGTTAGGTTCAAATAATACTCAATAGTTTAGCTAAAAGTGGTTGTATTCTAAATAATACTCAATGATTTAATCAGGAATGATTATGTTTcaaataatattgtattttaattaatagtgATTAAGTGTCAAAAACATATTCAGGTTGTTTTAGTTAGGAGTGTCTCAGGTCCAAATAATATTACCTTTTTATTTCCATAATATTTGTCTACTTAATATAGTTCAATCAAGTTGATCGAAAATTAAACGTAATTTGAAGTTTGTGGACGAAACaatacaaaaacaacaaaaataaatcttttatcttcataatattttttattgcatGTTAATTGTAACTAATCTAATGAgagatttaaaagaaaacaagttttaaaaaacatttttgaaGTATATTAGAGTTGTGtctcacatttttttatcataaccAATCTCTATATCAAgtataaacttattaattaaataaaaatttacaaaatttttaaaaagtttaatacacaatttaattattcattCTTACACTACAAAAATCTACATTTTTATCGAGGTTTATTTTTTTCgtttccggcggttttaaccTCCGGAAAGTACATTACCCACGGTTAGAAAAATCGCTGGGAAAATCTGCGT
This window of the Vigna angularis cultivar LongXiaoDou No.4 chromosome 7, ASM1680809v1, whole genome shotgun sequence genome carries:
- the LOC128197738 gene encoding uncharacterized protein LOC128197738; its protein translation is MGDKKKKAQMFVKPVSAAGTGFFYEKRKPRQFTEKLEFRKFDPRVNRHVLFTEAKMK